The DNA region actccACAGCTGTGAACGTTCTTATGTCTTTATcatcctagcccgcaataaactggactgtcggcatcatgcatacgaactttctaagaaattcgttcttttgtttacaactTGGGATTGCTTGTAGACGTGTAGACTGTTTttaccatgactaataagtaggagtcatggattatctatacgtttttattCTCTTTATAACGTCATAAAATGCACAGTTCCTTCAGTTTCGTTAGAGTATAGAGTTAACActgtatataacatttatattcagCTAGTTTGTACTTTTATGTCATTAACGTTTGTCGTAATCACTgatgtatgaaaaaaaatccgtTATGCGAACCGCACTTAGGTGGCAgtgtataaactataaaagcACACACATCTTACAAATCTTGAGCCACAATCAAAgcatttattcaaattattacattttactgCAAAAATGTGTTAGAActcttattttcttctatgtATTTCAAAAGGTATTAAGTGAAATCTCTTCAAAGACAGAATTTTTCATttgttcattaaattttttcccatCCAATTCTAATTTCCATTTTTTAGatcaattaaatttagtttttttgttacatgACGGAACGAACATAGACTATGTTAAgccattttatataaaaaaattgaaccgcTAAAACGATTGAGTAATATATAAGTGTAATGGGAGGAATTGagattgtattatatttctagaaaaatgttattttcagTTATGGACAAACGTAATAACAGTTAGTTTGGAGACGGAACATTTTGACGACGTCATTAGAGGCATTCATCGCACAATAGACCTTCAGAATAAGTACGAAGACGTCAAAGTATTGGCTTTACttgttaatgaaataattaaggaAAGGATAGAGTTGGATAAGGAGAGTAATGAAAGGTATgcactttataaaaaaaattcttactaGAAATTGAATTTAAGATAACATAAAAACGCACACTCTTTCACACACCACCCCCCACACACTCTTTCACACACCACCCCCACACACCACACACACTTAACGGGCAAATTATTAGTACTCAATCTTCGTCGAATACATATATGTTGCAATCCGTTGAGCCatgttttcaatttaattaagatttgatatattttaaaaggcatATTTccatattcattataaataatattataaaattttgaaggAAAATCAATTAACacaataaaagattttacatAGGGATGCATCGATACTTTTTGGTCGAAACGATACCGATGCCGACAATAATTTTGgttattctgtattttatttaatttggtatCAAAAAAATACGTGGGTGAGAGTGACAACAAACTGGGGATTTACTGGGCATAGATAGTCCGTGCATAGTTTGCAACGAACTAGATCACACAAGATGCGGgtttacattactttatttaagcgcaaaatttaaaaagtatcgTATCGGCAACTAAAATATCGACGATATATCGGTATCGGATTATCCACTATTAAAATTGGtcctataaatatgtaaatctttacatattttttttgtggaTCGTGAAGTAGAGAATCTGTAGTTTATCTTTAAGCTTCTaactttaatgtaataaatattagtatagactAACTAGGGACTAACtcaatttaaaagatattataattattattctacatATTTCccattattttagatttagaaAACGAGTACAGGAACTCTTTGGACGGATAACATCAATTCATCCCAGTAATGGGGAGATATGGcaattatattcttatatcaGCCCTACATACTTACTGAAGGCACAAAGGTTGTTAAAAACCTATGGGTGCATTGCACAGGTAAGGCTtcaaatacatacaatttgtttgtaatataattaatatttttatatagaaatgtgAAATTTTTGCTTATagtttacataaaacaaaattatgtcACGTACCTTTTTCCCATTTCAGACTGGCAAATGGGCCAATGATCCTAGTACATGTAAAATGGTAATAGACATAACTCAGGATATGATCGATTACAGTATAAAGGCTCGACAAGAAATGTCTGCAGaagaaaaaggaaaaataCTTCAAGCTGATCAGCAGTTGTCGTCTGCAAGGCTAACAGGACAAGCAGTCATAAGgattatagaaaaacaatgGCCTGACTTAGATATCAGTGAATTAAAGGAAAAATTTATCGCTGTTACcgaatttattaaatctgtTATATAAGtcgtgtttttatttatctttattaacaCAAAATCAAAACAACTACATCTTAATAGGACTAAAAGCGCAGAAGTTTTCAataggtattttatatttttaatacttgtaaCCAAACTCAGGACCTAATGGTTAAACACTATCAAGTCAAGATAGTCAAAGGAAAAAGACCTTAATTATGCCTTAAAATCCATGGGGCAGCTGCAAGGCAGTGTTGGTAGCTGATAACTGCTGGCACGATGCTACCAAACTTTTtacctatatttatatatatatataggtaaagaggtcatgtatatattataatctaatattgtcgtctatataaaaaaaaaaattttttacattatcacATTCGTATTTAACAGATACACTTTCCGTGTCGTCGAGTCGGGAGAATTTTTACGAAAGatgtaacaaattaattataacaggATTCTTTAAAAcgaacataataataaaggtTATTTGCATAGTTgctattgtataaaatacataattttatctgTTGCATGTTCTTCGTAATATGTCAATCTTACTGCGATAAGACATTGACGTACCATGACAGCTAAATACTCCAAATAGGGGAGGATTTTCTATTTACTTAAaggaaaattcaaaataatattttgcaagtaaatttgaaatatgtcttgaagaaaaaataaatataaaaatggcaGCTGCAAATGATGATGAGATTCTAGAAGGATTCCTCTGCCCTATTTGCAAAGCTGACCTAAAATCAGCTAGCCAGCTTACGAGTCACTTCGAAACCCAACACGAAGAAGAGCAAGATTTACTGAGGTCCCTAAAAGACATATTTGGTAaagctaaaaaaattatactcaaTGCCGATGAAAATGATTTAAAGGAAACGTTTGACCGTGCTTTGAAGTTCAATATACAGGATACATTTTATGTACAAGAAGAACAAACTGTCGGAGTTTATCGAAGCTCAATTGACTATTTCCGAGCCGTGAGAGTAGCTAGGCTAGAACGATATGCTACTGAAACTAACAAATTACTGATTAGGCTAGACAAATTAGTGTGTAATATGCCCAATGAAGCAAGCCAGAGAAAACAACATGAACAGGAGgtaacattttattgtttaatttttgattgatCAAAGTTTGAACATATGAACATATCTATgacattttatgttattttaaggtTGTTCCATGGCTAGATGGATCTTCTGTAAAGTTATGTCCCAACTGTGCTAAATCATTTAATCTTACTAGAAGAAAACACCACTGCAGGCTGTGTGGTTCTATACTTTGCCATGACTGTTCTCTGTTTTTAGACCTCAGTGTAGCTAGTAAGTTTTTCTTTGTTAAtacaaatactattttaagttaaattaatccAGTTCATAATGAgagtatttgtttataaatagtaacTATAATGCTTATAAGCCTTGAGCCACAGATCaaattaacttatatttattttcccatatcattattaacattacagttttattactacaaaataataccTACACCAGGATTATTCAATGTATGTAcccatattatatatatatatacatcttataatgaataataaaacaagaagCTCTTGTGAAGTCAGCAAgattacaaacaaataaatctcCAACAGTAGGAACTATACCCTACAATAAGAATTTATACCAGATACACTCTCTGCACTTCATTAAGTTGGTGTGTTCTCACAGTACAGCAAAGCTGGTCAATTCACCATACTAACCCTTTTAGTgccatacatattttacaaatatatggtAAAATGTGcatttttatgtgaaaaaaTTCACCATTTCTGTTATTATCCACCAATATTCATAATCTTTTCAACATTTTcttcagaaaatatttttatttattctatgataataaaaacatagaaatttaacatattcaCTGTAAAAAAGAGCGCTAACCCGACCCTGTAATTTTTCTCAATTAGTGAAAGCCGCATGACGGGGCTTTTTGGCACTAAAAGggctaatatataataataaataatagcatTTGTTGattggtaataataaaaaatttactcaAAATGCGTTAAATTTTCAGAGGCTATAGTAGATCCATCTGTTTCACAACCACCAACTACTCAAGAAGTATCAGAAAAGACTGGTCTCCGTCTGTGTGAGCATTGTTATAATCTAGTTGAATTACGAAAACAAGTCCAAGAGAGTCGTAATGCTAAAACACCACTTATGTCAACTTATGAACAGATGAGGAATTTGATGGACCAGGCAAAACCAGCTGTCGCTATGTATGAAaaggttattatttttttatatgaaatctATATTCTATTTggtaattgaattattatttaaattttaattaaactaatttattgcttaatattttagatGTGTCAAAGCCTCTTTGATGGTGAGACTACATACAATTTGCAAGATGTTAATGCAATGAGAGGCAAGATTGGTAAACAAGCAGAGGGAATTGACATACTTAGCAAAAAGATTGCAGGATATCCGGCTGAGCCAGGCACACGGCAGGCAAAACTACAGAACTCTATAAGACAGGCTGCAGCACATTTTATCAAGGTTTgagaatgtttatttaattttaaatcattgcatttttcttttaatataatattttttatagaaaaaaattacttaatagtctaatatacttattaaattgtaagatTATAATCTTTTTCATAAATTCTAAAAGCGACATCtcctgatttttttttgtaaattatttctagTAAAATCTTTGACTAATATGTTGTTCGTGTTCCTGCATGTGGATGGTTTgcctaaaattaaaagataatatataattttttaggaAGAATTACTATCATTACGTAAACTCCCAACGGAATCCCAAATTGAAGAGGTTCGTAAAGAGAGATATGAGAAGGCCCAAAGACAAGTGGAACTCGAGAGGCGACGCGCAGAAAGAGATAGAGATTGGAAAGAGGGAGAGGGAAGTGGGAATGGAAGTGGTACAAGCAAAATACAGCATGATGACGATAATCCATTGCTAGaacaaatgaatattattagaGGATACATTAAAGATGCTCGAAAGGAACTGAGATTCGAAgaggtatattttataatttggttTTCTTAATTAACCACGTTGTGCGgacgactctcattcctgaggtcttAGGAGCAAAttcaaaccattttttttaaaacttactcGTGCTCGTTGAATGTGCATCTTGAAGAAACCTAAAGTCTAAAgtcttagacctaaaaattactaaattcATTTcggtatatatatgtagtatattACGGTatcttaaatgtataatttaaaagtcgCCCCAACCCAAATACTATAACTACATACAAGTCGTAAATTATTCTATAGAAGCCGCTTttgcttataaaaaaactaaatcctTGTTTAAGAATCTGGTTTTATTAAGTACATTCAGACTTTAGATTTAGGTATTTTAATGATCACagggaaaaatatattttactgagAAATAGAAAACAATTGGCTCCTGAAAATTACaagtcataaaataatttacttttcctctttaacaatatttattatttttaactggtTATTGTTTCAGGTTGCGATTCTTGAAACAAATCTCAAGGAACTGAAAAAGGAATATCAATTCCAAATGCTGTCTAACAAACCCTAGTcaatttttgttgttattctatttatatttgcatttttGTATTCCAAACACTagttaatattcaatttatatttaagtataatgtaaaatgttttataataaatacattaaattagatcataattagttttatcaCAGTCGTAGCGTCTAAATGACGTAGTTTCACATTCCTCACTTCTGTTTCATTTTCTTTAACTTGTCGAGCTGCTTCAAAAGTTGAGGTCTCGTGCATAGAGCCTTTTTGATCGTTTCGTCCAATAGCTCTTTTTGGTAGAATGGCGGTATCGGGGTATCTTCCAAATGGAAGGTGTGTATGCGCCCTAACGTATCTCCTACGAAAACATTATCACCGGATGGCGAAAacttaatatacattaaagatACACTAGGAGGAAACGTGTATTCGGCACAAGGGATATGCGTTTTGCGGCGCAAATCCCAAATCGATAACACATTACCACTAGCTGATATCAAGATTGTCGAGTTAATAGGGCAAAATGcaatgtcaaatacagcactTGGACAGTTTAATGTCATTATAACATCGTCCATACCTTCTATCCACAACCTAATAGCGTTATCGGCCCCACATGATACTAGCAATGTATCCATAAACGGTGAATACTCCATACTGTACACAGGTCCCGAATGAGCCCTATAAACATCCATATGTTGGTTTAAATAGTGTGTCGAACATTTGTGTATACAACCTTCATCCGTTCCAACAAGGTATATGTGTTCTACTAAAGGATGCCACTTCATACACAATGCTGCGGGATATCTGGTGATAGGCACGTCGACTTTTAAACATTGCTTGGGTGTTACTAGACCTTTCATCTGCCCTTCCACGGTCGATAAACGCATCATAGGTGTACATATGAAATCATGAGTTTTGGTACTAGTAAACCTATTAATTCTTCCGTCTTGACATGTAGTCATCAAATATTGGTTATCCCTATCTATGTCTCGCCAACATATTGCCCAAATTGGTTCAAAACATGGGTTTGTATCTCTCTTACTTcttgcaattgtttttattgtatacgaGGTGACGTCCAAAATAAGGACATCGCCATTTGCAAATCCACATCCCAACCAATTAGCATTTTTATCAGAAAATGCCACTGAAGTTAAGGGATcttgaaaattatatgttcGTTCTGGTTTACAGGGATTTTTAGTACACCATATACATACTAAACCAGAGAACTGATCAGCATATGTGTACTTTCCATAGCCTACGGctagaatatttttgttttttggatTGAAAGATATGCTTGTTATTGGTCGGTTAGCAGTTTCATCACATTCAAACGTCCAAAGAggtttcaaggaataaatataaattaaatcaagtgAAAGAGGATCAATACTTACGAGGCCACGAAACTTCTTCTGTTGACTTGAATACTCGAGGGTTGCAAGAACACGTTCTGTTAATAAAACAGCATCAAAGAACTCTGGTGTGTTTCCGATTTCAGCGAATGTTTTATATCCCTTATCATTAGTGGTGTCTACTACTTTAGATCTTTTGCGAAGTAACGTTGGTGCCGCTGACTGGTACATTACCATTTCATCTGGTTCCTCCGCTGGTTTCACCCTCGCAAGTCTAGCATAAGTATCGTGCATATCCCACATTGATGCAAAAACTATGGCATTCTTCTTTTGCGGTCTTGTAGCCAATGTATGACGAGTTTGAGTCACGCGTTGTTCAGTTTGTGTCTCCTCGACCACCATTTTTCTGTTTCTGCCTTTGCCTACTGTTATATACTGATAAAATTCGTTTTCTTCTTCTACAACGATAGCTTCCGAAGTACCCTTTTCATAGGTGAAGCAAGGTAGTTCAAACATAAACTGTGTGTCTGTTTCTTTCAGAACAATTAATACTTCTGGGGGATAAGACATGATAGGATAATCTTTCGGTAGATAAAATGCTGAAGGTGCTAATTCTAAGTCAACGTCGTCTGGAATGACTCCTTCTTCAGTATTTTGTGTGTAATCGATATGAATGTCGTCAAGGGAGATAGTGGTGGCGAATACTTTCATACCCATATCAGTGGTGGATTTAGACTTACCTTTGAGTGCGACTTCGCTACGTGCTCTAGGTTTACTTTCAAAAGCAGCGTGTGAAAATGTGTCAAACATAGTGACGTAGTCGGGATCCACAATATCGTCAGGTGTAAAGTCAACCCCTTTCTCTATTACGTTATGATTTTGTCTAGCTTCCATAAAAGAGAAAGTGGCCCTGCTTACTTTCGATAGGGAGTCAGCAATACTTAACTTTGATGGATCAGTGGTAGCAGTGGAACTTGGTCCCGTGGATACTTCAGCACTCTCGTCTGAAGCCATGGCTTAGTAAATTCTTTTGAAACCGgatatcaatattaaactttataacaATTACGCAACGtttgaatataataacgaCGCAATAACtgattataaatatctattgacaaaaaatcataatgacagacaataatatttcatagtCTAAAATTGACGTtacaaaatatagataaatttttaatgacgctcgctttttaaaattaactttcttcttattttttcaacataattttaactttgataAAATCAGAATAGTTGTTAAAAGAAGTGTAGCATATCGCACGAAGTCTCATCGGTCGTCGTGCTTTGTGGAGCGCGCTTCCGCCCACACATCCCGAACGTTTTGCCTTCTCCTTATAAGACGTGTGCTTTAATTTAGTTACTTATTTTACAATGTGGTATACATTGTGAATAAAGAAAACTCAGAAATATCGATAACTTTAACAACCTACCAATGAGAACCAGTAACAAAGTCTAGTAAGCCTTGCCCTCTTAGTTTTTCGTCTTTTACTTTTACATTACAATCTTAAATAAGTATCAGACtataggtgattagccttctgttAGGACATGTACACGGCGTTTTACTTGCGATATATCATTCGTACGCATGACCACGGAGTCCAGAAAGCGTACCAAAAGATGACGCagcatttgtttaaaatgCTCTTAAAGGACATTTGCGAAGGCCTTGATTCAGCACAAATACTTTCAAAGGTTGTGACTAATATATGAGTAACGCCCTTTGCAAGTTTATGCACCTCGTGGTCCGTGACGTACCCTCGTCATCAGAGCGTGACGCTGCAGCCGGCGCATTAGTGATTCAGGCGCGTGCCAAAGAGCACCTGCTCAGATATGAGGAGGTTTCTTCAGAAGCTACGTGAGAGTAAgtcaaattgtttgtttacGACTCCATAGCTTCATTGTTGACGCACTTTTTATTGCTCCAAGACTGGAATaggattaatttattaaaaaacagaaaatattaatattaaatatttcgttaTTGAAGTTATCATAAGAATTTTTCTTCAGTAAAACAA from Pieris brassicae chromosome 2, ilPieBrab1.1, whole genome shotgun sequence includes:
- the LOC123720650 gene encoding dynein axonemal intermediate chain 4; protein product: MASDESAEVSTGPSSTATTDPSKLSIADSLSKVSRATFSFMEARQNHNVIEKGVDFTPDDIVDPDYVTMFDTFSHAAFESKPRARSEVALKGKSKSTTDMGMKVFATTISLDDIHIDYTQNTEEGVIPDDVDLELAPSAFYLPKDYPIMSYPPEVLIVLKETDTQFMFELPCFTYEKGTSEAIVVEEENEFYQYITVGKGRNRKMVVEETQTEQRVTQTRHTLATRPQKKNAIVFASMWDMHDTYARLARVKPAEEPDEMVMYQSAAPTLLRKRSKVVDTTNDKGYKTFAEIGNTPEFFDAVLLTERVLATLEYSSQQKKFRGLVSIDPLSLDLIYIYSLKPLWTFECDETANRPITSISFNPKNKNILAVGYGKYTYADQFSGLVCIWCTKNPCKPERTYNFQDPLTSVAFSDKNANWLGCGFANGDVLILDVTSYTIKTIARSKRDTNPCFEPIWAICWRDIDRDNQYLMTTCQDGRINRFTSTKTHDFICTPMMRLSTVEGQMKGLVTPKQCLKVDVPITRYPAALCMKWHPLVEHIYLVGTDEGCIHKCSTHYLNQHMDVYRAHSGPVYSMEYSPFMDTLLVSCGADNAIRLWIEGMDDVIMTLNCPSAVFDIAFCPINSTILISASGNVLSIWDLRRKTHIPCAEYTFPPSVSLMYIKFSPSGDNVFVGDTLGRIHTFHLEDTPIPPFYQKELLDETIKKALCTRPQLLKQLDKLKKMKQK
- the LOC123720651 gene encoding rabenosyn-5, which produces MAAANDDEILEGFLCPICKADLKSASQLTSHFETQHEEEQDLLRSLKDIFGKAKKIILNADENDLKETFDRALKFNIQDTFYVQEEQTVGVYRSSIDYFRAVRVARLERYATETNKLLIRLDKLVCNMPNEASQRKQHEQEVVPWLDGSSVKLCPNCAKSFNLTRRKHHCRLCGSILCHDCSLFLDLSVAKAIVDPSVSQPPTTQEVSEKTGLRLCEHCYNLVELRKQVQESRNAKTPLMSTYEQMRNLMDQAKPAVAMYEKMCQSLFDGETTYNLQDVNAMRGKIGKQAEGIDILSKKIAGYPAEPGTRQAKLQNSIRQAAAHFIKEELLSLRKLPTESQIEEVRKERYEKAQRQVELERRRAERDRDWKEGEGSGNGSGTSKIQHDDDNPLLEQMNIIRGYIKDARKELRFEEVAILETNLKELKKEYQFQMLSNKP